A single genomic interval of Tsukamurella paurometabola harbors:
- a CDS encoding non-ribosomal peptide synthetase, producing MTEIEDRLAALSPAQRRALLARLGKAPAAEPGAPPITARVRDGDAVRLSATQENMWFLEQFHPGTAMHVMSGVARLPIDVPIDVFTDCLGEVIARHPVLRTRFGMEDGEPVGRVAPAARPEVRLLDGLDEDRMWERFAEDARTPFDIARDPLLRATLARPTSGGTWVQITLHHMVADGYSTGILFEELGRLATGRLIGRLQQLPDVPFQYADVAVWEQERADADADAADIAYWTERLDGAPTALTLPTDHPRPARQGYRGRRTEFSLTAEQAAAVRTFSAAHGVTPFVTVLSAFATVLSRWSAQDGVVVGVPVAQRSQPGTERVIGPFLNTLALPVRFGEGETVRSLLAQVNGEVREGFRHQEARFDRVLSALDLGRDPARPPLFQAILNMQEDRSAPEMQLRDLYNGCAKFDVLLNITTTPATMTGTLDVAADLFDQATADALIDGFVAVLDALTAPDAPAEREIATLPLSTSAAAIDPPVAQPRTAALDEYVLAAAHASADRTAIVAGAERITYAALEARVDRLAARIAERLDAPSQTPVGLLLPRSADVIVAMLATLRAGYAFVPLDPAYPAERLEFICADAGIPALLTTAENLAAVPGLDLPWIDVADAPAAGPVPAPSGEDPATRTAYLLYTSGSTGRPKGVRVSHRNVVTFLEAMRGEPGMAPSDTLLAVTSPSFDIAILELLLPLAAGATVVVADGDDTRDGDRLAALLDEHAVTVMQATPTTWHLLLDAGWNGRRGLRALCGGEAMPAVLAGRLRSRVHELWNMYGPTETTIWSTVHRVTDADVAAGAIPIGHPIRGTGIAVVDAAAAPVPDGVFGELCIAGDGVTLGYHERPELTADRFVDLAGPRPVRAYRTGDLVRRFRDGRIEFGGRIDTQVKVRGFRVELGEIESALETALPGVRAIAAVDADGAAITAYLECEADRLGDPGALLGTLREVLPPYMVPSAFAVVDAFPLTPNRKIDRKALAARGGAPVALAAASGTEYVAARTDLERDLTAIWTDLLSLGTAPGVRDDFFLLGGHSLLATKLVFRVREKLGRVVPLPALFAGELTIERLAAILEQGGAGFENPLVLADEVVLPEEIRPAPGAPVRSAADPRDLFVTGATGFVGSFLLAELLRTTAATMHCLVRAGTPEEGLDRIRATMRDYGIWDDAHASRIVAVPGDLTLPRLGLDDAAWSDLAGTADGIVHCGADVNFLRPYQSLKAANVDGTVQVLALACDGPVKPVHFVSTTYVFSRFSYPQDTVFAEDDRSPVQDPRFTFGYTQSKWVGEQLIFEARSRGVPTYVYRTGRVAGHSRTGACQSSDFLWQTIRLGIALGAAPTMDMSTDITPVDYVVGAIAHLAGQQGLAGRTFHVVSPETVAIPDLVQWMSDFGYAGEEVPFGQWCERAADLAERDGDETAAALAPFLSATPLDNMPDATFDDANVHEGLAGSGIACPPIDGALLRRYFEWFIDSGYLPAPSSLDVPESAAS from the coding sequence ATGACCGAGATCGAAGACCGCCTCGCGGCGCTCAGTCCCGCCCAGCGGCGCGCGCTGCTGGCCCGCCTGGGGAAGGCGCCGGCAGCCGAGCCGGGCGCTCCGCCCATCACCGCCCGGGTGCGGGACGGCGACGCCGTCCGGCTCTCCGCGACCCAGGAGAACATGTGGTTCCTGGAGCAGTTCCATCCCGGGACGGCGATGCACGTCATGTCCGGCGTGGCGCGGCTCCCGATCGACGTGCCGATCGACGTCTTCACCGACTGCCTCGGCGAAGTGATCGCGCGGCACCCGGTGCTGCGCACCCGCTTCGGCATGGAGGACGGCGAGCCGGTCGGGCGCGTCGCACCGGCGGCGCGGCCCGAGGTCCGTCTCCTCGACGGGCTCGACGAGGACCGGATGTGGGAACGGTTCGCCGAGGACGCACGCACCCCCTTCGACATCGCTCGGGACCCGCTGCTCCGCGCCACCCTGGCGCGCCCCACCTCCGGCGGGACCTGGGTGCAGATCACGCTGCACCACATGGTCGCCGACGGCTACTCCACCGGCATCCTCTTCGAGGAGCTGGGCCGGCTGGCCACCGGCCGCCTGATCGGCCGGCTGCAGCAGCTCCCCGACGTCCCCTTCCAGTACGCCGACGTGGCCGTGTGGGAGCAGGAGCGCGCGGATGCGGACGCCGACGCCGCGGACATCGCGTACTGGACGGAGCGGCTCGACGGCGCGCCGACGGCGCTGACCCTGCCGACCGATCACCCGCGTCCGGCCCGCCAGGGCTACCGCGGTCGCCGCACGGAGTTCTCACTCACCGCCGAGCAGGCCGCCGCCGTCCGCACCTTCAGCGCCGCGCACGGCGTGACCCCCTTCGTCACGGTGCTCAGCGCGTTCGCCACGGTGCTGTCCCGGTGGTCCGCGCAGGACGGCGTGGTCGTCGGGGTCCCCGTCGCCCAGCGCTCCCAGCCGGGCACCGAGCGGGTGATCGGCCCGTTCCTGAACACCCTCGCGCTGCCCGTGCGGTTCGGCGAGGGCGAGACCGTCCGGAGCCTGCTCGCGCAGGTGAACGGGGAGGTCCGCGAGGGTTTCCGGCACCAGGAGGCGCGGTTCGACCGCGTGCTGTCGGCGCTCGATCTGGGCCGCGATCCCGCCCGGCCGCCGCTGTTCCAGGCGATCCTCAACATGCAGGAGGACCGCAGCGCGCCCGAGATGCAGCTGCGCGACCTGTACAACGGCTGCGCCAAGTTCGACGTGCTGCTGAACATCACGACCACGCCCGCCACGATGACGGGGACCCTCGACGTCGCCGCGGACCTGTTCGACCAGGCGACCGCCGACGCGCTGATCGACGGCTTCGTCGCGGTGCTCGACGCGCTCACCGCGCCGGATGCGCCGGCCGAGCGGGAGATCGCGACCCTGCCGCTGTCGACCTCCGCGGCCGCGATCGACCCGCCGGTCGCGCAGCCCCGCACCGCCGCGCTGGACGAGTACGTGCTCGCCGCCGCGCACGCGTCCGCGGACCGGACCGCGATCGTCGCGGGCGCGGAGCGGATCACGTACGCCGCATTGGAGGCCCGGGTCGACCGCCTCGCGGCGCGGATCGCGGAACGGCTCGACGCGCCGTCGCAAACGCCCGTGGGGCTGCTGTTGCCGCGGTCGGCGGACGTCATCGTCGCCATGCTCGCGACGCTGCGGGCCGGCTACGCCTTCGTCCCGCTCGACCCCGCCTACCCGGCGGAGCGCCTGGAGTTCATCTGCGCCGACGCCGGCATCCCGGCGCTGCTCACCACCGCCGAGAACCTGGCCGCGGTGCCCGGTCTCGACCTGCCGTGGATCGACGTGGCCGACGCGCCCGCCGCCGGGCCGGTCCCGGCACCGTCGGGCGAGGATCCCGCGACCCGGACGGCGTACCTGCTCTACACCTCGGGGTCCACGGGACGCCCGAAGGGCGTGCGGGTCTCGCACCGCAACGTGGTCACGTTCCTCGAGGCGATGCGCGGCGAGCCCGGCATGGCACCGTCGGACACGCTGCTGGCCGTGACGAGCCCGTCGTTCGACATCGCGATCCTGGAGCTGCTGCTCCCCCTCGCCGCCGGCGCGACGGTCGTCGTCGCCGACGGCGACGACACCCGGGACGGCGACCGCCTCGCGGCGCTGCTCGACGAGCACGCGGTGACGGTCATGCAGGCCACCCCCACCACGTGGCACCTCCTGCTCGACGCCGGCTGGAACGGTCGGCGCGGTCTGCGGGCGTTGTGCGGCGGCGAGGCCATGCCCGCGGTGCTCGCGGGCCGACTCCGGAGCCGGGTCCACGAGCTGTGGAACATGTACGGCCCCACCGAGACCACCATCTGGTCGACGGTGCATCGGGTCACCGACGCCGACGTCGCAGCGGGCGCGATCCCCATCGGTCACCCGATCCGCGGCACCGGCATCGCGGTCGTCGACGCCGCGGCGGCACCCGTGCCCGACGGCGTCTTCGGCGAGCTGTGCATCGCCGGCGACGGGGTGACCCTCGGCTACCACGAGCGGCCCGAACTGACCGCCGACCGCTTCGTGGACCTGGCCGGTCCGCGTCCGGTACGGGCGTACCGGACTGGTGACCTGGTGCGCCGCTTCCGGGACGGCCGTATCGAGTTCGGGGGCCGGATCGACACGCAGGTGAAGGTGCGCGGCTTCCGCGTGGAGCTGGGCGAGATCGAGAGCGCGCTCGAGACCGCGCTGCCGGGCGTGCGCGCGATCGCCGCGGTGGACGCCGACGGCGCCGCGATCACCGCCTACCTCGAATGTGAGGCGGACCGGCTGGGCGACCCGGGCGCCCTGCTCGGCACGCTCCGCGAGGTCCTCCCGCCGTACATGGTGCCGAGCGCGTTCGCGGTGGTCGACGCCTTTCCGCTCACGCCGAACCGCAAGATCGACCGGAAGGCGCTGGCCGCCCGCGGCGGAGCCCCCGTCGCGCTGGCCGCCGCGAGCGGCACGGAGTACGTCGCCGCCCGCACCGACCTCGAGCGCGATCTCACCGCGATCTGGACCGACCTGCTGTCCCTGGGCACCGCCCCGGGCGTCCGCGACGACTTCTTCCTCCTCGGCGGGCACTCCCTCCTCGCCACCAAGCTGGTGTTCCGCGTGCGCGAGAAGCTGGGCCGGGTCGTGCCGCTGCCGGCGCTGTTCGCCGGCGAGCTCACCATCGAGCGGCTCGCGGCGATCCTCGAGCAGGGCGGCGCGGGCTTCGAGAACCCCCTGGTGCTCGCCGACGAGGTGGTCCTCCCGGAGGAGATCCGCCCCGCGCCCGGCGCCCCCGTGCGCAGCGCGGCCGACCCGCGGGACCTGTTCGTCACCGGGGCGACGGGTTTCGTCGGCTCCTTCCTCCTCGCGGAGCTGTTGCGGACGACGGCCGCCACGATGCACTGCCTGGTCCGCGCGGGCACACCCGAGGAGGGACTGGACCGGATCCGCGCGACGATGCGCGACTACGGGATCTGGGACGACGCCCACGCCTCCCGGATCGTCGCCGTGCCGGGCGACCTGACCCTGCCGCGGCTCGGCCTCGATGACGCCGCCTGGTCGGACCTGGCCGGCACCGCGGACGGGATCGTCCACTGCGGCGCGGACGTGAACTTCCTGCGGCCGTACCAGTCCCTCAAGGCCGCGAACGTGGACGGCACGGTGCAGGTGCTCGCCCTGGCGTGCGACGGCCCCGTCAAGCCCGTGCACTTCGTCTCGACGACGTACGTCTTCTCGCGGTTCTCCTACCCGCAGGACACGGTCTTCGCCGAGGACGATCGCAGCCCCGTGCAGGACCCGCGGTTCACCTTCGGCTACACGCAGTCCAAGTGGGTGGGCGAGCAGCTGATCTTCGAGGCGCGCTCGCGCGGCGTCCCGACGTACGTCTACCGTACCGGTCGCGTGGCCGGTCACAGCCGCACCGGCGCGTGCCAGTCGTCGGACTTCCTGTGGCAGACGATCCGGCTCGGCATCGCCCTCGGTGCGGCCCCGACCATGGACATGTCCACCGACATCACGCCCGTCGACTACGTCGTCGGCGCGATCGCGCACCTCGCCGGGCAGCAGGGGCTCGCGGGGCGCACGTTCCACGTCGTCTCCCCGGAGACGGTCGCGATACCGGACCTGGTTCAGTGGATGTCGGACTTCGGCTACGCCGGCGAGGAGGTGCCGTTCGGCCAGTGGTGCGAGCGCGCCGCGGACCTCGCCGAGCGCGACGGTGACGAGACGGCGGCCGCGCTGGCCCCGTTCCTGTCGGCGACGCCGCTCGACAACATGCCCGACGCGACGTTCGACGATGCGAACGTGCACGAGGGGCTCGCCGGCTCCGGCATCGCGTGCCCGCCGATCGACGGCGCCCTGCTGCGCCGCTACTTCGAGTGGTTCATCGACAGCGGATACCTGCCGGCGCCGTCCTCCCTGGACGTGCCGGAGAGCGCGGCCTCATGA
- a CDS encoding type I polyketide synthase yields MGWTTVGYRGEADEGAAAGRAPIAIVGIGCRLPGGVRSADHFWALLDDGRDAIVDIPADRWSTGRYYEPERTPGKSRVRRGGFLTGPVDEFDPAFFGISPIEANSMDPQQRLLLEVAWESIEDAGLRAEDLARSRTAVFTGGFTLDYSQMQFSGSAAEPPTVAAHTATGVVMTMLSNRISHAFDLVGPSMSIDTACSSSLVAVHLACQSIWNGESDLALAGGVNLMLSPNFTVAASTGGFLSPTSTSRAFDAAANGYVRGEGAALVVLKPLAQARADGDRIYATVRGTAVSQDGRTNGITVPNGDSQKRAIEAALANAGVAADSIDFVEAHGTGTPVGDPIEANAIGKVYRAGRPADRPLVIGSVKTNLGHLEAAAGVVGFIKSALALGHRRVPRHLHLDELNPAIDLDELRVRIATAPTPLRPEGVLRAGVNSFGFGGTNAHAILESVPDEAPAAAMTAGDAGEGIAVVLPLAARSEPALAQLADSYAGLVEAEGARPVAAALAHRRSAHRTARLAVVATDTADAVDALRATADGTPHQSVRSASALADARPLAFVYTGMGPQWWGMARGLLHHNPVFRAAVDRCDAAIAPLTGWSLTAELLAPEGDSRMSESVVAQIANFGVQYALSRLWESFGVRPDLIVGHSAGEVAAALEAGALTFEDAITVIVHRARIQHTASGGGRLLAVALGEEAARDLPEVARGELEFAAINSPDSVALVGARTVLESVAERLGDGGVFARLVPGDVPYHSRAMDPLEADVRTGLAALSPGAPSIPLYSTVTGARVPDDGSQPHDAEYWWRNIRRPVRFGAAADAMLADGAVTFLEVGPTAVLGRAVAEAAAARETTVATTASLRRDGEDAVSFGSALADLWVRGVEVDFSPLAPRAPMRPLPAYPWQTGRYWSEGEAGRRERLADNVEPYLGNRSDGALPAWRRLLDGTAPRSLADHVVHGATLFPGAGYLEIAAEVARDEYGATACTLLDVAFETALVHGGGATYLVDTSLDADSGRIAIHGRVPGAGRWARHAIATLRPAPSVAPRVDTAPVAGTAIAEDALYQRFRDAGFDYGPAYRLLEDVTLGAGTATARIRAVAAEPVAERAPVLEPSVLDAAFQLLLPLAFQRAEGAKLIPVGVDRVVIHGRADGPVIARAIARTSADPATISGDVVVADEDGRVLAEVEGFTVRILDDAAPAPQRVGTEWVYEQAWEPQPADDAERTSAAGVWLLLADGAGVADHLAERLSAAGGTPVLLRAGTGADGAVAPADRAALAAALDRVVPDGDLRGIVHLWSLDARPDAAEPLRWTAHEAVLSVVHLAAELEQRGIAAPTFLVTEGAQPVAGGVSETGLLQSSLLGVGRVLHHELSGLRARLVDLDPRDRTGSAARLFDELTITDTDEDQVAFRDGERLVARLHPSRRSGGRIPARMRADGAYLVTGGLGALGRLVLVALAERGAGHLVVTSRSGLPPRDEWDEVTDTTQREAVTAVRAAEAAGATVHVVAVDVTDAEALADRLAALHAAGVPPLRGVIHSAGAVDDQILVRMTREQVERVVRPKVLGGWALHVATAREPLDFFTLFSSISAVIPSPGQGNYAAGNAFLDALAHYRRAQGLPALSINWGPWDAGMIASLGLRDLYGQRGIDLIDPETGMTLLAELLGSSEVQQGVVSAHWPTVIASYALTPVLVAHLGRGEDDTEDDGESVLDRLAAAPAEERLPIAVDGVRLTVSRVLRMAEELIPDDEPLGRLGVDSMLATELRIRVEQQFGAAPSIAFLLDGATVATIAAELLAALDIPSGDVEADAEVDDLASLLADLDDDAVAALLAQTETTEPNAGGPR; encoded by the coding sequence ATGGGGTGGACCACCGTGGGGTACCGGGGAGAGGCAGACGAGGGGGCCGCAGCCGGCCGGGCGCCGATCGCGATCGTCGGGATCGGCTGCCGCCTGCCGGGCGGGGTGCGCTCCGCCGACCACTTCTGGGCGCTGCTCGACGACGGGCGCGACGCCATCGTCGACATCCCCGCCGACCGGTGGAGCACCGGCCGCTACTACGAGCCCGAGCGCACGCCGGGCAAGAGCCGGGTGCGCCGGGGCGGCTTCCTCACCGGCCCGGTCGACGAGTTCGACCCCGCATTCTTCGGGATCTCGCCGATCGAGGCCAACTCGATGGACCCCCAACAACGCCTGCTGCTGGAGGTCGCCTGGGAGTCCATCGAGGACGCCGGGCTGCGCGCCGAGGACCTCGCCCGCTCGCGGACCGCCGTCTTCACGGGTGGATTCACACTCGACTACAGCCAGATGCAGTTCTCCGGCTCCGCCGCGGAGCCACCGACCGTCGCCGCGCACACGGCCACGGGCGTCGTGATGACGATGCTGTCGAATCGCATCTCCCACGCCTTCGACCTGGTCGGCCCGAGCATGTCGATCGACACGGCGTGCTCGTCCTCTCTGGTGGCCGTTCACCTCGCATGCCAGTCGATCTGGAACGGCGAGAGCGATCTCGCGCTGGCCGGTGGCGTCAACCTGATGCTCAGCCCGAACTTCACCGTCGCCGCCTCGACGGGCGGCTTCCTCTCCCCCACCAGTACGTCGCGCGCCTTCGACGCCGCGGCCAACGGCTACGTCCGCGGCGAGGGCGCCGCGCTCGTCGTGCTCAAGCCGCTCGCGCAGGCCCGCGCCGACGGCGACCGGATCTACGCCACGGTGCGCGGGACGGCCGTGAGCCAGGACGGGCGTACCAACGGCATCACCGTCCCCAACGGCGACAGCCAGAAGCGCGCCATCGAGGCCGCGCTCGCGAATGCGGGCGTCGCCGCGGACAGCATCGACTTCGTGGAGGCGCACGGCACGGGCACCCCCGTCGGTGATCCCATCGAGGCCAACGCGATCGGGAAGGTCTACCGCGCCGGGCGGCCCGCGGACCGGCCGCTCGTCATCGGCTCGGTCAAGACGAACCTGGGGCACCTGGAGGCGGCCGCCGGGGTGGTCGGCTTCATCAAATCCGCCCTCGCGCTGGGCCACCGGCGCGTGCCCCGGCACCTGCACCTCGACGAGCTGAACCCGGCGATCGACCTCGACGAGCTGCGGGTCCGGATCGCCACCGCCCCGACGCCCCTCCGACCGGAGGGCGTCCTCCGCGCGGGCGTGAACTCGTTCGGCTTCGGCGGCACCAACGCCCACGCGATCCTCGAATCCGTGCCGGACGAGGCCCCCGCCGCGGCGATGACCGCCGGCGATGCGGGCGAGGGCATCGCGGTCGTGCTGCCGCTCGCGGCGCGCAGCGAGCCCGCCCTCGCGCAGCTGGCCGACTCGTACGCCGGGCTCGTCGAGGCCGAGGGAGCCCGGCCCGTGGCCGCGGCGCTCGCGCACCGGCGCAGCGCCCACCGGACCGCGCGGCTCGCGGTGGTCGCCACGGACACCGCCGACGCGGTCGACGCCCTGCGGGCGACCGCCGACGGTACCCCGCACCAGTCCGTCCGGTCCGCGTCCGCGCTCGCGGACGCGCGCCCGCTCGCCTTCGTCTACACCGGCATGGGACCGCAGTGGTGGGGCATGGCCCGGGGTCTGCTGCACCACAATCCGGTGTTCCGCGCCGCGGTCGATCGGTGCGATGCCGCGATCGCGCCGCTCACCGGCTGGTCCCTCACCGCCGAACTGCTCGCGCCCGAGGGGGATTCCCGGATGTCGGAGTCGGTGGTGGCGCAGATCGCGAATTTCGGTGTGCAGTACGCCCTGTCCCGGCTGTGGGAATCGTTCGGAGTCCGGCCCGATCTCATCGTCGGGCACAGCGCCGGCGAGGTCGCCGCGGCGCTCGAGGCCGGCGCCCTGACCTTCGAGGACGCGATCACGGTGATCGTGCACCGCGCGCGCATCCAGCACACCGCGAGCGGCGGCGGCCGGCTGCTGGCCGTCGCGCTCGGCGAGGAAGCGGCGCGGGACCTGCCCGAGGTCGCGCGCGGCGAGCTGGAGTTCGCGGCGATCAACAGCCCCGATTCGGTGGCTCTCGTCGGCGCCCGGACCGTCCTCGAATCCGTCGCGGAACGACTCGGCGACGGCGGCGTCTTCGCACGCCTCGTCCCCGGCGACGTCCCGTACCACAGCCGCGCGATGGACCCGCTCGAAGCGGACGTCCGCACCGGCCTGGCCGCGCTCTCGCCCGGCGCACCGTCGATCCCGCTCTACTCGACGGTGACCGGCGCTCGCGTGCCCGACGACGGCTCGCAGCCGCACGACGCCGAGTACTGGTGGCGCAACATCCGCCGCCCGGTGCGGTTCGGTGCGGCCGCGGACGCGATGCTCGCCGACGGCGCGGTGACCTTCCTGGAGGTCGGCCCGACGGCGGTGCTCGGGCGGGCGGTCGCCGAAGCCGCCGCCGCGCGCGAGACCACGGTGGCCACCACCGCCTCGCTGCGCCGCGACGGCGAGGACGCCGTGTCGTTCGGCTCGGCCCTCGCGGACCTGTGGGTGCGCGGCGTCGAGGTGGACTTCAGCCCGCTCGCCCCGCGGGCGCCCATGCGCCCCCTGCCCGCCTATCCGTGGCAGACCGGCCGGTACTGGTCGGAGGGCGAGGCGGGGCGCCGGGAACGCCTCGCGGACAACGTCGAGCCCTATCTCGGTAACCGGTCCGACGGTGCCCTGCCGGCGTGGCGGCGGCTGCTGGACGGCACCGCACCGCGATCCCTCGCCGACCACGTGGTGCACGGCGCGACCCTGTTCCCCGGCGCCGGCTACCTCGAGATCGCGGCGGAGGTCGCCCGCGACGAGTACGGCGCCACCGCCTGCACCCTGCTCGACGTCGCGTTCGAGACCGCGCTGGTGCACGGCGGCGGCGCGACCTACCTGGTCGATACGAGCCTCGACGCGGACTCCGGCCGGATCGCGATTCACGGCAGGGTACCGGGGGCCGGCCGGTGGGCGCGGCACGCGATCGCCACGCTGCGCCCCGCACCGTCGGTCGCGCCCCGCGTCGACACCGCGCCCGTCGCCGGCACGGCGATCGCCGAGGACGCGCTGTACCAGCGCTTCCGCGACGCGGGCTTCGACTACGGGCCCGCATACCGCCTCCTGGAGGACGTGACGCTCGGCGCCGGCACCGCGACCGCCCGGATCCGCGCCGTCGCAGCGGAACCCGTTGCCGAGCGCGCGCCGGTGCTGGAGCCGAGCGTCCTCGACGCCGCGTTCCAGCTGCTGCTGCCGCTCGCCTTCCAGCGCGCCGAGGGCGCCAAACTCATCCCCGTGGGCGTCGACCGCGTGGTGATCCACGGTCGGGCGGACGGACCGGTGATCGCGCGGGCCATCGCGCGCACCTCCGCCGACCCCGCCACGATCAGCGGCGACGTGGTCGTCGCCGACGAGGACGGGCGGGTACTGGCCGAGGTGGAGGGCTTCACCGTCCGGATCCTCGACGACGCGGCGCCCGCGCCGCAGCGGGTGGGCACCGAGTGGGTCTACGAGCAGGCCTGGGAGCCGCAGCCCGCCGACGACGCCGAGCGCACCTCCGCGGCGGGGGTCTGGCTGCTCCTCGCGGACGGCGCGGGCGTCGCGGACCACCTCGCCGAGCGGCTGTCGGCCGCGGGCGGCACCCCGGTGCTGCTCCGCGCCGGCACCGGCGCCGACGGCGCCGTGGCGCCCGCCGATCGTGCCGCGCTGGCCGCGGCGCTGGATCGCGTCGTCCCCGACGGCGACCTGCGGGGCATCGTCCACCTGTGGTCGCTCGACGCCCGGCCCGACGCGGCCGAGCCGCTGCGCTGGACCGCGCACGAGGCCGTGCTGTCGGTCGTGCACCTCGCCGCCGAACTCGAGCAGCGCGGGATCGCGGCACCGACGTTCCTCGTCACGGAGGGGGCGCAGCCGGTCGCGGGGGGCGTCTCCGAGACCGGCCTGCTGCAGTCCTCGCTGCTCGGTGTCGGCCGGGTGCTGCATCACGAGCTGAGCGGGCTGCGAGCGCGCCTGGTGGATCTCGACCCACGGGACCGGACCGGCAGCGCCGCACGGCTGTTCGACGAACTCACCATCACGGACACCGACGAGGACCAGGTCGCCTTCCGCGACGGCGAGCGCCTCGTCGCCCGCCTGCACCCGTCGCGCCGCTCGGGCGGCCGGATCCCCGCGCGCATGCGCGCCGACGGTGCCTACCTCGTCACGGGCGGCCTCGGCGCACTCGGCCGGCTGGTCCTCGTCGCGCTCGCCGAGCGCGGCGCCGGCCACCTCGTCGTGACCAGCAGGTCCGGGCTACCGCCGCGCGACGAATGGGACGAGGTCACCGACACCACGCAGCGCGAGGCCGTGACCGCAGTGCGCGCGGCGGAGGCCGCCGGCGCGACCGTGCACGTCGTCGCCGTCGACGTGACGGACGCGGAGGCGCTCGCCGACCGCCTCGCCGCCCTGCACGCCGCGGGGGTCCCGCCGCTGCGCGGGGTGATCCACTCGGCGGGCGCCGTCGACGACCAGATCCTGGTGCGGATGACGCGGGAGCAGGTCGAGCGCGTGGTGCGGCCGAAGGTCCTCGGCGGCTGGGCCCTGCACGTCGCCACCGCCCGGGAGCCGCTCGACTTCTTCACGCTGTTCTCGTCGATCTCCGCGGTCATCCCGTCGCCGGGGCAGGGCAATTACGCGGCGGGGAACGCCTTCCTCGATGCGCTCGCCCACTACCGCCGGGCGCAGGGCCTGCCCGCCCTCTCGATCAACTGGGGTCCGTGGGACGCCGGCATGATCGCCAGCCTCGGGCTCCGGGATCTGTACGGGCAACGGGGCATCGACCTCATCGACCCCGAGACCGGCATGACGCTCCTCGCCGAGCTACTCGGTTCGAGCGAGGTGCAGCAGGGCGTCGTCTCGGCGCACTGGCCCACCGTGATCGCGAGCTACGCCCTGACCCCGGTCCTCGTCGCCCACCTCGGCCGCGGCGAGGACGACACGGAGGACGACGGAGAGTCCGTCCTCGATCGGCTCGCCGCCGCCCCCGCGGAGGAGCGCCTGCCGATCGCGGTGGACGGCGTGCGGCTCACCGTCTCCCGTGTGCTGCGGATGGCGGAGGAGCTGATCCCCGACGACGAGCCGCTCGGCCGCCTGGGCGTGGATTCGATGCTCGCCACCGAACTGCGGATCCGCGTGGAGCAGCAGTTCGGCGCGGCGCCGTCGATCGCCTTCCTGCTCGACGGCGCGACGGTCGCGACGATCGCCGCCGAACTGCTGGCCGCCCTCGACATCCCGTCGGGCGATGTGGAAGCCGACGCCGAGGTCGACGACCTCGCCTCCCTGCTCGCCGACCTCGACGACGACGCCGTCGCCGCCCTGCTCGCCCAGACCGAGACGACCGAACCGAACGCCGGAGGCCCCCGATGA